A window of the Hevea brasiliensis isolate MT/VB/25A 57/8 chromosome 6, ASM3005281v1, whole genome shotgun sequence genome harbors these coding sequences:
- the LOC131180891 gene encoding ubiquitin receptor RAD23d-like: MKRMIYCAGACVYNYSEFRPPMKKVLQTLEGDITLPNLRDEKIDNKKDPFPMGVSETSSSAAGAGPFDVLRNSPEFQAFKDMVQANPHLLQPMLQEWEKENPPLWRLIQENRAEFLRLVNEPSEGRHLIPYYQVIRPDSGNARRDNFFPDF, encoded by the exons ATGAAACGAATGATTTATTGTGCTGGAGCTTGTGTATATAATTATTCAGAATTTCGTCCACCAATGAAAA aggtacttcaaactcttgaaggagatATAACTTTACCGAATTTACGGGATGAAAAGATTGACAACAAAAAAG ATCCTTTTCCAATGGGCGTTTCCGAAACAAGTTCAAGTGCTGCAGGTGCTGGACCTTTTGATGTTTTACGGAACAGTCCAGAGTTCCAAGCATTTAAAGATATGGTGCAGGCTAATCCACATCTATTGCAGCCTATGCTTCAAGAGTGGGAGAAAGAAAATCCTCCTCTATGGAGACTTATTCAGGAGAATCGGGCTGAATTTCTTCGCCTCGTCAATGAACCTTCTGAAGGGCGGCATCTTATACCTTACTACCAGGTTATACGTCCTGATAGCGGGAACGCCCGCCGTGATAATTTCTTCCCGGATTTctaa